In Aquimarina sp. TRL1, a single window of DNA contains:
- a CDS encoding transposase, translating to MFLIYKRIAWNSKMDRVLKKTCLDVQDRYETQFLEIRSNKDHVHSLV from the coding sequence ATATAAACGTATTGCTTGGAATTCAAAAATGGATCGTGTTTTAAAGAAAACCTGTTTGGATGTTCAAGATAGATATGAGACACAATTTTTAGAGATAAGATCAAACAAAGATCATGTTCATTCTTTAGTTTAG